AGCTTCCAGATGGACCTTGGGTTGGAAGGGGCAGCCTATTacaccacagaaaaatgtgaaTTGCACAGTCCTACAGCCATAAGACAAACTATCTGTATACAAGAGGAACCTTGTGTCCCAATGTTGCATCTCAACAAGGTGCTCACTTTATTTCATGGCAGAAAATGGTGTGGTGAGCACCCAAGGGAGATAAACATTGGCAACAAGAAGAGGCTGGAGCACTGGAAATGATACTGGGCTAGGGCAATGCAGCAGTAGTAAGAATAAATGATTAGACAGTCCCAGACAAGAGCAGGACCACCAAGGAAAAGACAAAAGTAGTCAGCATGAAGGCTATGCCATGTATAGATAGAagtaaactaaaggtggccatacaccttcagatccgctcgcttggtgatgtcgccaagtgagcggatcttctcccgatatcccccacctacgggtgggcgatatcgggagaatccaggctaattccaattataacgacgggtataggcaaagtcggtttggggaccacatcaacgagccgatgtggtccccgatccaactagatttttttaacctgcccaatcgatatctggccaatttcaggccagatatcggttgggcaggcccttcgggagtgcccatacacgggccgataagctgccgaatcagtctaagggacccatatcagcagctagaatcagcccgtgtatggggaccttaagtcaacTAGGCCAACGGTCAAATACACAAGATGAGATCTAGATGATAAAGGGAATAATTCTGCACTGGGTTTTGTAAATGGGGATTTTATTGGGAAGACTACTCCCCTAGCCTGGCAGTAAGTGTGAGCCACTAAGCATCGGGTCATATAGGGACAGCCACCAGAAATCCAACTCACACTTGCACCCTTGATCTGAAGAACATTATGACTCCTACATACCAACAGCATGGTAAAAAGCCTGGAACCCTTTGTATGGGATGACGTCCCCATCCAGCTCATTGGAGAAATCGGATTGGAAGTGAATTCTCATTTGGTTTCCTAGTGACACCAATTGGCGGTGCCCAGGGTGGGTTAGCGAGTTCACAGGACCACAGAATTGGCCCAGCTCCTTCCCATCGGCCATTACCTGATACAGGAACATGCAAAGGCAAACGCTTTATAAGTTTTTGTTAGGATGGTCCACAAAAAGGCAAATTCCCATATTACCTGCAATATCATAGTGGTAGCCCGTGCCACAGTCTATAACATACAACTAGTGGCGCCATATTGCAAGTAGACCGTTAATATCACCATAGCATGCAGTTAGTTGTACAACATCTCAAGCAGGCGATGTTACCGCACCCCAAACAGTTGTTGGCTACATATCACCCACATATAGAATCACACACAGTGAGTGGTACATTTCTACCTTCACAAAGTCATAGTAACAGTTTTCAGAGGGTTCAATATCAAACACCAAGAAGCTGAGGGAAACGTGGTACCCTGCAGGGACTGTAATATCCCAGGTGCTCTTATTGCTGTTGGGGTACGGTATTGGGTAGTTGGGAGACGTGACAGTTCCAAACAGTGGTCTCTTGTTATTCTGGCAGAAGGCTACGGTTCCCAGCAGAAGGACCACCCAGCGCAACCTGAAGGAATAACAGGGAAATATATAATGGCTCAGTCATCAGGGAAGTAGCAGGATCAGCTAAATTCAAAATTAATCAACATGTCTATATAGGCCGATATTTTTGTTCTTTAGAACAGTTTAATTCTACTCAAAACCCAAATAACCACAGGTATTATTCACGGGGGGCCTCCCCTAAACTGTCTACCAGGTTGGGTTGCCCAATGGCCCTTATTTTAGTAGcccagctgtaaaaaaaaaacaagcttgaTGCCATTGTTATGCATTAGGTGCCACCAAATCAATTTCTAGTGGCCATAGGGACAGTGTGTCCTGCCGTCTGTGTGTGTCTACACATTCCCCAATGGCTGCTTCATAGATCTTGGGTTTGAGTTTATCCTTCCTCTGCCGGGTCGCCCTCCTCCCCTTTTCCCTTCTGTCTATACCAGTGAAGTGGGCCTTCTACTAGAACCATAATCACCTTCCTTCTGGCTATTGGGGATTCATATGGAGGGTCAGGCTTCATCAAGAGCTAGGATCCCCACCAAGTGGGACGTGGGGGTAACATTAATGGAGCACCACATGACATTTAATAGAACTCAAGATGGCGGATTCCTTGGGAAAGTCCATCAATCATTTGGGGACACTGAGTACCAATTTGCTTCTCTGCTTGGTTTGTGAAGGAACTGGCTGAAGTGTGTTGGGTGAATATAATAGGGAATTAGATTGTGAGCTCCTTTGGGCCATGGACTGCTGTATTGGCTCTATATAAAGGATACCAAAGATAATATAGGAAGGCAGGTTGCTAGTCACCGCTGCAGTTTCATTCGTTTCCCAGTCAGCCCGCTCTGCAGAGCATCACTATTAATCTATCACATTATACTGAATTCCCCCCACTCTCCAAAGCATTATCAATAATTACAGAGCATTCAAACCCCCTCCCTGTACAGCATCACTGTTCTACAGAACATTAAAGCTCAGCCCTCCCAGGAGTTCAGCCCAAGCTAGcaggcaacatggcagctcccccATAGGCACAGAATCCCAGCCAGTGTGTGGCGCTACTCACATGGTACTGTAGGGTCTCTGCCTCTGCTACCAGCTAAATAACAGAATGGGAAAGTTTCAGCTGCACATAGGGAGGGGTAATTGGGTGggagaactggggggggggggaggaagggttACAGCTGGGTGCAATATTCTTGGCTGTTAGCTGttgctgccccctgctgccctaATTCAGTAATGCAGAGCCTAAAACCCTGTAATATTGacatttccattcttttttttattagactggGGGCTTCAGATTGTCACACTTGCCCTTGGGACCCAAAGCCCCTTTCCCCAGTTCTGAGGGAGAGACAGTTTATAGAGAATTCTATGACAATGAATATTTAAGAGCAAAAGTTTTGTTTCTTCCCCGAGCTCAAGCGTCTTTTGCTTAGAATAAACCAGTGGCATGGCAGTTAGATATTGTCAGTAGGGGGCGCTCCTGCTCTATCCTTTAGATAAAGGTCTGCAGGTACATAGCAAATCCTGACTCCTTAGGCCCAGACAGACTATGAGGGAACCCTGCGGCCAGTTTGCAGTTACCTAACCATAGAATTAATTCAAAGAGGCTAAAGTGTATAATCCAGAGTATGCTGAGCTCGTAGCCAACCTGCTGGGATTCCCGGGCACCCTCGGCCACTTACAGAGGTCACTGACAGTTTAGTGGTACAACATGGCTGCCCAGCTGGGAACCCACGGGATACAATGGGATTTGTACCATATGTGTTCAACCCAGCTCAATGGCAAACTCGACACTGGTGTTGAGCATTCTGTGAGAGCCTCTGGCCCATGTCTTTATATAAACTGTCTGACTCGGAAGCACCAATACAAAGGGAGAGCTGTAACCCCTACCTGCCCAGAACAGcataaagggacactgccatgatatttatggggtactttttatctctaaatgacactgttacacagcaaataattccctctgccatttaaccttttattcttgtaccaacaaatgtatttgtagctgtaatattggtgtgtaggcgccatctcagtgccttgtgcctgagtctgagctttcagccagcgctacacattagaactgctttcagctaacctattgtttctcctactcccatgtaactggaggagtcccaagccggacttggatttcttactattgagtgctattctgatacctactgggagctgctatcttgctcccttcccattgttctgctgatcggctgctgggggggaggggggggatatcactcaaacttgcagcgtGGCAGTAAAGTgacactgaagtttatcagagcacaggtcacatggctgtggcaccctgggaaatgaagaatatggctagccccatgggaaaaacagattacaatgcaggattctgctggagaagctctattaactgatggatcCCCAGGCTGGGGAGTAGTTGTAGAACGGACCATGCAGAGTGGCTTTCACTTGAGTACAAATCATAAGACACGTTCATTGGTTCTGAAGGACTTTATAGAGTTGACATGACAATATGTGACATGGCAATGGTGGTGACGTGAGAGATGGAGGATGAGAGGCTGATACCAAGGTGAGCGGGACCGGGTATTGGCTCAGGAGACTTTACGGAAGGTTTGTTTGCTGACCGCATCCTTGGCTGTCAGCTCCTGAGGGAAGGAAAGAAAAGTCAAAGGAATGAGAAGAACATGGGATGGGGATGTAGAGAGACACCGGGTTGGGCCAGGTACTAACTGGATTATCCAGGCCAGGAGTGCTCTGTAGCTCTTtagctccaccccccccccatgggatGCTGGGAGGAACCCAGTCCTAGACACGCCACCATAAACAATTCATAGTtactaacatataaatatataatgggccATTCCAGTTACTGCTGGGCAGGATGCAgggagcactgtattcatgggggaaacACCTCCATGAACAAGGGAGGCACAGTGGTTTGGGCACTGAATGTGAGATTAGAAGAAGGTGATTTGGGGAGAAGTTATGGGGGGTTGTAGGGGGGTCCTCCTCTCACCACGTGCAGCAGATCCCCCTCCAGCCATTGCTTCCAGCCCCGGTTTGGCACGTCGCCTTTCTGAACACAAACCAGTTTGCCATTCTCCCATGTCACCGTTGTCTGCGGAAAACAAggagaaataaaatattatagaGACTGTATTAACGGCAAATGGGAACCCAACACAGTATGAATGGGCCAGCCCACCGGTGTCTCCTCTGTACAACCTGGGGcagccagactggcaatctgtgggtactgggaatgccagggggctgtaaggtgccacagacagtcactatttattgggctgggggggctgtttgtgcctctgggtactgggaatgccaggggggctgtaaggtgccacagacagtcactatttattgggctggggggggggctgtttgtgcctctgggtactgggaatgccaggggggctgtaaggtgccacagacagtcactatttattgggctgggggggctgtttgtgcctctgggtactgggaatgccagggggctgtaaggtgccacagacagtcactatttattgggctgggggggctgtttgtgcctctgggtactgggaatgccaggggggctgtaaggtgccacagacagtcactaattattgggtggggggggctgtttgtgcctctgggtactgggaatgccaggggggctgtaaggtgccacagacagtcactatttattgggctggggggctgtttgtgcctctgggtactgggaatgccaggggggctgtaaggtgccacagacagtcactatttattgggctgggggggctgtttgtgcctctgggtactgggaatgccaggggggctgtaaggtgccacagacagtcactatttattgggctgggggggggctgtttgtgcctctgggtactgggaatgccaggggggctgtaaggtgccacagacactcactatttattgggctggggggggggctgtttgtgcctctgggtactgggaatgccaggggggctgtaaggtgccacagacagtcactatttattgggctgggggggctgtttgtgcctctgggtactgggaatgccaggggggctgtaaggtgccacagacagttactatttattgggctgggggggggctgtttgtgcctctgggtactgggaatgccagggggactgtaaggtgccacagacagtcactatttattgggctgggggggggctgtttgtgcctctgggtactgggaatgccaggggggctgtaaggtgccacagacagttactatttattgggctggggggggggctgtttgtgcctctgggtactgggaatgccaggggggctgtaaggtgccacagacagtcactatttattgggctggggggggctgtttgtgcctctgtgtgcttgaaatgccggAGCCTGATTTGTATCCCATTCCAGACCTGACCTGTGCCTGGGGTgccagtgtaaaactgctaatatcatgaaaactaaaaaaaagtagaatGTACATTTAAAAAGTTCTCAGAAGAGCTAATTCATTACACAGCTGTTTGGGTGGGTATAAGTACCATTTACAGTACGACTCCCATTCTTTGGCTGTAAGGGAATGCTGGGTATCTGGCTGCTCTGGTTTAGATGTAGTGCCCGGCCTATGCCCCAGCTGTGCCAGGAAAGGGCTTAGAGCAGCTCAGCTCCCTTTATCAGCAGGAACATCTGTTGTCGGCCATGTTGTTCCCTGCAGCAGCCAAGCAAACTTTCTCcagcccccgagccactggtttgaTTAATAATCCCAGAGAGGATTTTCAGACTGGATTAAAGGGCCCTGAGCTTCAGGATATCAGGAGTTTCTTACATCAGTCTCAGGGCCTGTAACATGGCGGGACCCCCAGACATTTCCCCCCGCGCTTCTGCTCTGTCACCTCCTAATCACCGGCACCGCACTCACAGTTTAACTATGAAGGGTTACACTACTGTGCAGGGGCGATAGACCAGGGTTCTGCCTGCCCCAGGGGGCTCAGTATACCCCATACGGCCAACAGGCCTCCTGGGGCTTCTGACAGTTACTGCTGTTTCTATTAATAATGTGGCCCCCAATGTGTTGCCCCAGGGCCCAGGCACAGACAGAGCAGCCAGGAGCCAGTTTAATTGCAGTGGATTTTAATATGGGCACCTCCAAACCACCCACTGCCCGGCTGCCAAGGAATGATTTTGTTGGTACAGGTTGCAGACCCggtatccagaaatccattatccagaaagctcttaattaggtgaaggccatctcccatagactccattataatcaaataattcaaatgtttaaaaattattcccttttctctgtaataataaaacagtacctgtacttgatcccaactaagatataattaccccttattgggggcagaacagccctattgggtttatttaatggttaaatgattcccttttctctgtaataataaaacagtacctgtacttgatcccaactaagatataattaccccttattggggcagaacagccctattgggtttatttaatggttaaatgattcccttttctctgtaataataaaacagtacctgtacttgatcccaactaagatataattaccccttattgggggcagaacagccctattgggtttatttcatggttaaatgattccctttctctgtaataataaaacagtacctgtacttgatcccaactaagatataattaccccttattggggcagaacagccctattgggtttatttcatggttaaatgatttccttttctctgtaataataaaacagggcctgtacttgatcccaactaagatataattaccccttattgggggcagaacagccctattgggttttatttaatggttaaatgattccctttctctgtaataataaaacagtacctgtacttgatcccaactaagatataattaccccttattggggcagaacagccctattgggtttattcatggttaaatgatttccttttctctgtaataataaaacagtacctgtacttgatcccaactaagatataattaccccttattggggcagaacagccctattgggtttatttcatggttaaatgattcccttttctctgtaataataaacagtacctgtacttgatcccaactaagatataattaccccttattgggggcagaacagtcctattgggtttatttaatggttaaatgattcccttttctctgtaataataaaacagtacctgtacttgatcccaactaagatataattaccccttattgggggcagaacagccctattgggtttatttcatggttaaatgattcccttttctctgtaataataaaacagtacctgtacttgatcccaactaagatataattaccccttattggggcagaacagccctattgggtttatttaatggttaaatgattcccttttctctatagtaataaacagtacctgtacttgatcccaactaagatataattaccccttattgggggcagaacagccctattgggtttatttcatggtttaaatgatttccttttctctgtaataataaaaacagtacctgtacttgatcccaactaaaatataattaccccttattggggcagaacagccctattgggtttatttcatggttaaatgattcccttttctctgtaataataaaacagtacctgtacttgatcccaactaagatataattaccccttattggggcagaacagcctattgggtttatttcatggttaaatgatttccttttctctgtaataataaaacagtacctgtacttgatcccaactaagatataattaccccttattgggggcagaacagccctattgggtttatttcatggttaaatgattcccttttctctgtaataataaaacagtacctgtacttgatcccaactaagatataattaccccttattgggggcagaacagccctattgggtttatttaatggttaaatgattcccttttctctgtaataataaaacagtacctgtacttgatcccaactaagatataattacccctcattagagtcaaaacaatcctattgggtttaattaatgtttaaattactttttaatagacttaaggcatagtgattcaaattacagaaagatcccatatctggaatacccttggtcccaagcattctggataacaggttctatacctgtatatacagctTTAAGCCCCCAGCGCTTGGCACAGGGCATTGGATGCTGCAGTGCAGAGAGAGCAGGAGGGGCACAGGTTGGCTAACTGCGAGAGGATCAATAAAGTATAATTAATGGCTAGTCTACATGGGCAactgttgctatgggcaaccgcTAATTACTCCTACACAGGCACTTGCTCAGCAAGGAGCTCTCATCAGACAGCAGTGTTGCTGCAAGTCCTGCAGGTGGGGGCAGGCAGTTGGGGCAGACGTAACAGGGTCAGTTCTTatgtttatatagacataaaaggttgaactcaatgGAAAATATagtttacagcactgctgcctggagaatCCAGCAAAATTGTCCGAATAGCCAAGGTCTACATTACTCCTTATGTACCTTGCAGATCCGCCCATCGATGGCGCGTAGGTCCTCGCTGAACTCCTCGCCCAGCTGGAAATCCATGACGTAGTTACGGAAAGTGCTGAGAGTGCGAACGATCATGTGATTGCCATTAACCTCAAACTCCCTCTCCGGGCGCAGCAGCAACACAATCTTACGGAAAGCCATGTTTAAGCCTAAGAGTAAAAGATGGTTACTCCTGGGAGTGtaaccactgctactatagcaccagtCATCCCCCACTGCACTatatctctcctactatacctgcccacagcccagtcccttccagaggatccacttctactataggcacatctctccctacagTAACCTGCTATGCCCcagttacagatatacagaggctattatccccccgctgc
The sequence above is a segment of the Xenopus tropicalis strain Nigerian chromosome 7, UCB_Xtro_10.0, whole genome shotgun sequence genome. Coding sequences within it:
- the rbp5 gene encoding retinol-binding protein 5, with product MTEQLTGRYVFVSQDNMDAYFKALSLNMAFRKIVLLLRPEREFEVNGNHMIVRTLSTFRNYVMDFQLGEEFSEDLRAIDGRICKTTVTWENGKLVCVQKGDVPNRGWKQWLEGDLLHVELTAKDAVSKQTFRKVS